The DNA region CATCGTGGATGACCGGGAAAACTCCCTTTCCCCGTTTGCCTGGCAGACCGTACCGTCCGGCGACCTGGACAAACTCCTGGTCATGGCCGTTCAGGCAAGCCGGCCTGTCGTCTTGCATGGGGCCGAAATGACGGCGGATGCCGCCAAATCCCTGATGCAGCTCGGCAAAAAAGCCGTTGCCATCGCCCTGGAACCAGCGGGCAACGGCTGCGCTGCAAGAGCCCTGGGGTTTCAGAACGGCCTTCCGTCCGGTACGCACAGGCTTCTTTACATCCTCCTGGGAGAAGAAAAGGATATCGGCGAGAACCTGCAGCAGGCCATCGCCCCGGATGCATTTCTCATCGTTCAGGCCAGCTACACCTCGCCGTTGGCGGAGAAGGCCCATGTGCTGCTGCCATCGGCCATCTGGTCGGAGCGGGACGGGACCCTGACCAACACGGAAGGCCGCGTGCAGAGAGCCCGCAAGGCCCGGGAACCCCTGGGTGAAAGCAGGCAGGACTGGGAGATTCTTGCCCTCCTTGCCGACCGGCTTGGCAGGAAAATGGGCGAATCCTTTGACGACATCTCTGCACAGACCGTCCGGGAAGTTCAGGGAAAGGAGATCTGAAAATGGCCAAAATCAAGATTGCCACAGACTGGCTTGCCGGCTGCGCCGGTTGCCACATGTCCTTCCTGGATATCGATGAACGCATCGTGCAGCTGCTCGATGCGGTGGAATTCACATCGAGCCCCGTCACCGACCTGAAACACCCCCCGAAGGAAGGCGTGGACATCGGCATCCTGGAAGGGGCGATCAGCAACACCCACAACGTCGAAGTTGCCAAACAAATGAGGGAGCGGGCCAGGTTCCTGATCGCCGTCGGCGACTGCGCAACCTTCGGCGGGGTCGTCGCCATGCGGAACCTCTGCGGAACCGATGCGGCGCTGCGGCGTGCGTACCTCGAGACGGAAAGCGTGTGCGGCGGCGTGATTCCCGATTCCCAGGAGCTGGGGAAACCTCTGGAAATGGTGACCGGGGTGGACAGCGTAGTCAAGGTGGACCTTTTCATTCCGGGCTGCCCGCCCCGGGCCGACGCCTTCTTCTATGCCCTGTCGGAACTGCTCGCGGGACGGACTCCCGTGGTTCTTCCACCCGAACTTTTCCTGT from Syntrophaceae bacterium includes:
- a CDS encoding NADP oxidoreductase, which translates into the protein MAKIKIATDWLAGCAGCHMSFLDIDERIVQLLDAVEFTSSPVTDLKHPPKEGVDIGILEGAISNTHNVEVAKQMRERARFLIAVGDCATFGGVVAMRNLCGTDAALRRAYLETESVCGGVIPDSQELGKPLEMVTGVDSVVKVDLFIPGCPPRADAFFYALSELLAGRTPVVLPPELFLYD